The following coding sequences are from one Trypanosoma brucei gambiense DAL972 chromosome 2, complete sequence window:
- a CDS encoding ubiquitin-conjugating enzyme, putative, with the protein MPVSPAAMHLIMRQVQDINSNPTEGIRLVRSDDLSELLFEITGPEGTPFAGGSFQVVFHFDEGYPEVPPRGVFRTKIFHPNIAEKGDICVNVLKRDWNPSLGLRHVLTIVRCLLIEPNAESALNEEAARLLMEDYDAYRRKADMMTKVHAIKSGRAPMESQRPFNGVDGFQENGGVTSSGKCNDEEENDSNNAVGGGGLRLSLHMNNVDNKGTLGELPASSSLSSSAAAAAATAAKKAVEKKRAALRRI; encoded by the coding sequence ATGCCCGTTTCACCGGCTGCCATGCACCTCATAATGCGACAAGTGCAAGATATTAATTCGAATCCCACGGAAGGGATTCGGTTGGTGAGATCTGATGATCTCAGCGAGTTGTTATTTGAGATCACTGGACCTGAAGGAACTCCCTTCGCTGGCGGCTCATTTCAAGTTGTGTTTCATTTTGATGAGGGATATCCGGAGGTGCCACCACGGGGTGTATTCCGGACCAAAATATTTCATCCCAACATAGCAGAAAAGGGAGACATTTGTGTGAATGTACTCAAAAGGGACTGGAATCCAAGTTTGGGTTTGCGGCATGTGCTCACGATTGTGCGGTGTCTTCTTATTGAACCGAATGCAGAAAGTGCGCTAAATGAAGAGGCAGCACGGCTCCTGATGGAGGATTATGATGCATACAGGCGCAAGGCAGATATGATGACAAAAGTACATGCGATAAAAAGTGGGAGGGCTCCAATGGAATCCCAACGGCCTTTTAATGGAGTCGATGGCTTTCAAGAAAACGGCGGGGTCACGAGCAGCGGCAAATGTaatgatgaggaggaaaatgacaGCAATAACGCAGTGGGTGGAGGTGGTTTAAGGCTTTCGCTTCATATGAACAATGTAGACAATAAAGGGACATTGGGGGAATTACCGGCTTcctcatcattatcatcatcagcggcagcagcagcagccacaGCGGCAAAAAAAGCTGTGGAGAAGAAGCGGGCAGCACTCAGACGTATTTGA
- a CDS encoding GTP-binding elongation factor Tu family,putative has translation MADGSHDREAALFLVLSEPEAMTVGQWLKEVAEKHLMPPVVHAMLYNVSEACGKSSSNNNNSNSNGRAASGGSEGNGCFQNALIRVLNEFHHSGKHGVPMTSMRVLVVALFWDGQSESAKAEFARLRELADETNKQASDPQVNADKANNSGSDGKQKLPSLIGSNVHIVLQALNAKKSNEKLVETLDAVVCSLRKKLQSACGPSEHVDPTRIDAAASRRVDKVTVTQKEKGSQNGTGDGGSGNNVIGVEDLSDSAVAGRVEEGQGECFIVISGTTMEEFQKRVWELKASAARIGVGCSPVLAEPREVQTSNSGTKTKVFAQEFLVRQGASVEQHIEMRIAMCGNVDSGKSTLTSVLTRGCRDNGRGSARAFVFKHKHEAATGRTSSVSENHLGFSEAGEVVNYVVAGAKHSLGGVSLGEETPNDGGGGGGGDGPIGNKPVTINSHQLGQEVAAKSSKVLTLYDLAGHERYLKTTVLGMTRNIPDYACVVISANNGIQRMTKEHVALCLALKIPFFVVITRIDSTPENIRQETLASVHKLLKVPTVRKLPYPVRRVDDVVLSAKNLRNDRITPIFEISNVSGEGLQSLVRFLNLLPMRKDWRNARQLPREMVIDSTFFVAGVGTVVGGIVTQGVFNVNDAVLLGPDASGGFRTVQIKSIHVKGVEQQRAVAGCDASFCLKKEKRRGIRKGNILTDPKHPVEAYWQFEADVVILYHSTTILVNYEPVIHSTTVRQSARIVFVEKEVLRTGDRSLVRFHFLYRPEFMKVGQQLIFREGRTKGIGTVTKLIGPREGSLLAKRLKHKET, from the coding sequence ATGGCCGACGGATCACATGACAGGGAAGCCGCTCTCTTCCTCGTGCTATCGGAGCCTGAAGCCATGACGGTTGGGCAGTGGTTGAAGGAAGTTGCGGAGAAGCATCTCATGCCCCCAGTGGTGCACGCAATGCTTTATAACGTCAGTGAAGCCTGTggtaaaagcagcagcaacaacaacaacagcaacagcaacggaCGCGCCGCATCTGGAGGGAGTGAGGGAAATGGATGCTTTCAAAACGCCCTGATCAGGGTGTTGAATGAGTTTCATCACAGCGGCAAACATGGCGTTCCGATGACGTCCATGCGAGTTCTTGTTGTAGCACTGTTTTGGGACGGCCAGAGTGAGTCAGCGAAAGCGGAATTTGCTCGGCTCCGGGAGTTGGCagatgaaacaaacaaacaagctaGTGATCCTCAGGTGAATGCGGATAAGGCTAACAATAGCGGGAGTGACGGCAAGCAAAAGCTGCCTTCTCTGATAGGTTCAAATGTTCATATTGTTCTTCAAGCGTTGAACGCCAAGAAGAGTAATGAAAAACTCGTAGAAACTCTTGATGCTGTAGTGTGCAGCCTCCGCAAGAAATTGCAGTCAGCTTGCGGCCCATCGGAGCACGTCGATCCCACTCGTATTGACGCAGCCGCATCCCGAAGGGTGGACAAAGTTACTGTAActcaaaaagagaagggttCACAGAATGGTACCGGTGATGGTGGGAGCGGTAATAATGTTATTGGTGTGGAAGATCTGAGTGACTCCGCTGTCGCCGGACGTGTGGAGGAAGGACAAGGTGAGTGCTTCATCGTCATATCGGGAACAACTATGGAAGAATTTCAGAAGCGCGTTTGGGAGCTAAAGGCTTCTGCGGCACGTATTGGAGTTGGTTGCTCACCCGTATTAGCTGAACCCCGTGAAGTGCAAACAAGTAACAGTGGCACCAAAACAAAGGTATTTGCGCAGGAGTTTCTGGTGCGCCAGGGTGCATCCGTTGAGCAGCATATTGAAATGCGTATTGCGATGTGTGGGAATGTCGATAGCGGTAAATCTACGCTTACTTCGGTACTGACACGTGGTTGTCGCGATAATGGTCGTGGGTCTGCGCGGGCGTTTGTtttcaaacacaagcacGAGGCCGCGACGGGTCGCACTTCCAGCGTGAGTGAAAACCACTTGGGCTTCTCGGAAGCAGGTGAAGTGGTGAATTACGTGGTTGCGGGTGCTAAGCACTCTCTAGGCGGTGTAAGTCTTGGTGAGGAGACTCCCAATgacggcggtggtggtggtggtggtgatggtcCTATTGGTAATAAACCTGTTACCATTAACTCACACCAGCTCGGGCAGGAGGTTGCGGCAAAGAGTTCAAAAGTCCTTACTCTTTATGACCTCGCTGGACACGAGCGGTACTTGAAAACGACCGTTCTTGGCATGACGCGTAACATTCCCGATTATGCCTGTGTCGTCATCAGCGCCAATAACGGTATCCAACGTATGACAAAGGAGCACGTAGCTTTATGCCTTGCTTTGAagattcctttctttgtcgTCATCACGCGTATAGACTCCACACCGGAAAACATCCGGCAGGAGACGCTTGCCAGTGTTCACAAATTGCTCAAGGTCCCCACTGTCAGAAAGCTGCCGTACCCCGTGCGTCGTGTAGATGACGTAGTGCTTTCCGCTAAGAATCTTCGAAACGACCGCATCACGCCCATCTTTGAAATTAGCAACGTCAGTGGCGAGGGTCTACAATCATTAGTGCGATTTTTAAACCTTTTACCAATGCGGAAGGATTGGCGTAACGCTCGCCAGCTCCCACGTGAGATGGTGATCGACAGCACATTTTTTGTGGCAGGCGTGGGAACAGTTGTAGGTGGAATCGTCACGCAGGGCGTCTTTAATGTCAATGATGCTGTGCTATTAGGGCCAGATGCCAGTGGTGGATTCCGTACCGTACAAATTAAATCAATCCACGTTAAGGGAGTGGAGCAGCAGCGTGCAGTAGCCGGTTGCGATGCATCCTTTTGCCTCAAGAAGGAGAAGCGTCGGGGAATCCGCAAGGGAAATATACTCACAGATCCTAAGCATCCAGTAGAGGCGTACTGGCAGTTTGAGGCCGATGTTGTTATTCTCTATCATTCTACCACCATCCTTGTGAACTATGAGCCAGTCATTCATTCCACCACAGTGCGGCAATCAGCACGAATTGTATTTGTGGAAAAAGAGGTTCTGCGCACAGGTGACCGGTCACTTGTGCGATTTCACTTCTTATACCGACCGGAGTTCATGAAAGTTGGGCAACAGCTTATTTTCAGAGAGGGACGGACAAAAGGCATTGGAACGGTGACTAAACTCATTGGCCCTCGGGAAGGGTCACTCTTGGCGAAGAGGTTGAAACATAAAGAAACGTAG
- a CDS encoding transcription elongation factor A protein 1,putative, producing the protein MLQERVFHINDRVWLKTGANTWWPAKVTSVTGVEGVGGRSSETGTSTVTVLTYPGTQNKATYKNVDSHSSAITFFEPSSEKAVTANEDLLEAIRNAEEDKESNALRFEPTHSKNTAPRGTSQRVFSTSGRAGSLNNATQQTAGGKRSREVSRMRQRSTGSHLSPASDDALVQWKKDIDEATDNCDGALLTSTLLKLASVSVTLRQLLRTKIGVSVSRALSKKDLEEQRSLATCIISAWTAKLPEETVRAIEEYNKYEQEAKKRGGAARSGGARHNKRRGTISSSQTREERDVATPSTSESVGNPITIGGGAQPQFVDRVQKLLLQPGDPHSFSVRSDNLRSVAEKICAEVTRSEDRMYLLEHLSKPGLSEIRRRLAMGELSGKDFLELSRWELMTQEEKEDAERRTTEKLRNLEETERSLLHTTSLFECPECHGRECEWRELQIRSADEPTTKFIKCIKCKHNWSEN; encoded by the coding sequence ATGCTTCAAGAAAGAGTATTTCATATTAACGACCGTGTCTGGCTAAAGACTGGAGCTAACACGTGGTGGCCGGCAAAAGTCACTTCAGTTACCGGTGTGGAGGGAGTTGGCGGAAGGTCGTCAGAAACTGGCACATCTACGGTTACCGTTCTCACGTATCCAGGAACCCAAAATAAGGCTACCTATAAAAATGTTGACAGCCACTCCTCCGCCATTACATTTTTTGAACCCTCATCTGAGAAAGCCGTCACCGCCAATGAGGATCTTCTGGAAGCTATTCGTAACGCAGAGGAAGACAAGGAGTCCAACGCATTGCGATTTGAGCCGACTCATTCAAAAAATACGGCGCCGAGGGGAACATCACAGAGGGTGTTTTCGACAAGCGGGCGAGCGGGTTCGCTTAACAATGCCACTCAGCAAACTGCAGGGGGCAAACGCAGCCGTGAGGTGAGCCGGATGCGACAGAGGAGTACCGGCTCTCACTTATCCCCCGCATCGGACGACGCACTGGTGCAATGGAAAAAAGATATTGATGAAGCAACTGATAACTGCGACGGGGCTCTGCTTACCAGCACGCTTTTGAAACTTGCGAGCGTCAGTGTTACACTCCGGCAGCTTTTGCGCACAAAAATTGGTGTGTCGGTTTCAAGGGCCTTGTCAAAAAAGGATCTAGAAGAACAAAGGAGCCTGGCTACTTGTATCATCTCCGCTTGGACAGCCAAACTACCGGAGGAAACTGTGAGAGCAATTGAAGAGTACAACAAGTACGAGCAGGAagccaaaaaaagagggggggcGGCGCGGAGCGGCGGTGCACGCCATAACAAAAGACGGGGAACCATTTCCAGTTCACAAACGAGGGAGGAACGGGATGTGGCAACACCGTCAACAAGTGAAAGCGTGGGCAACCCAATTACTATTGGAGGAGGGGCACAACCACAGTTTGTTGACCGGGTGCAGAAGCTGCTTCTCCAACCGGGGGATCCGCATAGTTTTAGTGTTAGAAGTGATAATCTCAGATCTGTAGCGGAAAAAATATGCGCTGAGGTGACAAGATCGGAGGACCGCATGTATCTTTTGGAGCATTTGAGTAAACCGGGGTTATCAGAAATACGGCGCAGGCTGGCGATGGGGGAGCTGAGTGGAAAGGATTTTCTTGAACTCAGTCGCTGGGAACTAATGAcgcaggaggaaaaagaggacgCAGAGCGCCGAACTACGGAGAAACTAAGAAACTTGGAAGAAACCGAGCGGTCGCTGTTGCATACCACCTCACTTTTTGAATGCCCGGAGTGTCACGGAAGGGAATGTGAATGGAGAGAACTACAGATCCGGTCAGCGGATGAACCGACAACTAAATTTATTAAGTGCATTAAGTGCAAACATAATTGGTCAGAGAATTAG